One region of Gossypium raimondii isolate GPD5lz chromosome 6, ASM2569854v1, whole genome shotgun sequence genomic DNA includes:
- the LOC105773607 gene encoding uncharacterized protein LOC105773607 has translation MSCFRANPPTLFLLFLLSLFLFRPEVVSEASIFPTSHIQGYHKSLVFGEKEQSEVLPWRKIERRNLVEGSEGANNSSLILAEKRTQRKDPLNNFNKYTGGWNISNQHYWASVGFTAAPFFVIAGIWFVLFALCLFVICIRHCCCQLDSYGYSRIAYALSLIFLILFTIAAIVGCIVLYIGQGKFHASTTNTLDYAVHKADVTAENLRNVSDYLSAAKTISVDSTILSPDIQKSIDDVDKKINASASTLSTQTGDNKDRIQHGLDRMRLALVIVAAVMLFLAFLGFLFSILGLQFLVYTLVIFGWILVAGTFILCGVFNLLHNVAGDSCVAMDQWVQNPTAHTALDDILPCVDNATAQETLLQTKNVTHQLVNVVNGIINTVANRNFPPQLAPLYYNQSGPLVPVLCNPFHSNLSERMCASGEVSLHNSSEVWKKYTCNVSTPSGICTTPGRLTPQFYSQMSAAVNISYGLYRYGPFLVNLQDCTFVRDTFTDISHDHCPGLRRYSQWIYIGLVIVSAAVMLSLMFWVIYARERRHRVYTKQHDARVEGVNKGH, from the exons ATGTCGTGTTTCAGAGCAAACCCTCCtacattgtttcttctttttcttctctctttgtttcttttccgACCTGAAGTAGTTTCTGAAGCCTCAATTTTCCCAACTTCACACATCCAAg GGTATCATAAAAGTTTAGTTTTTGGGGAGAAAGAGCAGAGTGAAGTGTTGCCATGGAGGAAGATAGAAAGGAGGAACCTTGTAGAGGGAAGTGAAGGAGCCAACAACTCTTCTTTGATTTTGGCTGAAAAGAGGACACAGAGGAAAGACcctcttaataattttaacaagtACACTGGTGGCTGGAATATCAGCAATCAACACTATTGGGCT TCTGTGGGTTTTACAGCGGCTCCATTCTTTGTCATTGCTGGAATCTGGTTTGTGTTATTCGCGCTATGCTTGTTCGTCATATGCATCCGTCATTGTTGTTGTCAACTAGATTCTTATGGCTACTCTCGAATAGCTTATGCTCTATCTCTTATTTTCCTCATACTCTTCACCATTGCTGCAAT TGTTGGCTGTATTGTGCTGTACATCGGTCAAGGAAAATTTCATGCCAGTACAACGAACACACTGGATTATGCTGTTCATAAGGCAGATGTTACAGCTGAAAACCTTAGGAATGTGTCGGATTATCTTTCTGCAGCTAAAACAATTAGTGTGGATTCAACTATTCTATCACCTGATATCCAAAAAAGCATTGATGATGTTGACAAGAAGATCAACGCTTCTGCTTCGACACTTTCCACTCAAACAGGTGATAATAAAGACAGAATTCAACACGGTTTGGACCGCAT GAGATTGGCTCTTGTCATTGTCGCAGCTGTGATGCTTTTTTTGGCATTTCTTGGATTCT TATTCTCCATTCTTGGATTGCAGTTTCTGGTCTACAC GCTGGTGATCTTTGGGTGGATTCTTGTTGCTGGCACATTTATTTTATGTGGTGTATTTAATCTCCTCCACAA TGTTGCAGGAGATTCATGTGTTGCCATGGACCAATGGGTCCAGAATCCCACTGCACATACTGCGCTAGATGACATTCTGCCATGTGTGGACAATGCAACGGCCCAAGAGACCTTGTTACAAACCAAGAATGTCACTCACCAACTTGTAAATGTCGTGAATGGCATCATCAATACTGTTGCCAACCGTAATTTCCCACCACAATTGGCACCTTTATATTACAATCAATCTGGTCCATTGGTGCCTGTTCTCTGCAATCCATTCCATTCAAATCTCTCAGAGCGTATGTGTGCATCTGGTGAAGTTAGCTTGCACAATTCTTCAGAG GTTTGGAAGAAATATACCTGTAACGTATCTACACCTTCCGGGATATGTACTACACCTGGGCGGCTGACCCCTCAATTCTATAGTCAGATGTCAGCTGCGGTGAATATTAGTTATGGTCTATATCGCTACGGTCCATTCCTGGTTAATTTGCAAGACTGCACTTTCGTGCGCGATACATTCACAGATATCAGTCATGATCATTGCCCAGGTCTGCGCCGCTATAGTCAATGGATCTACATCGGATTAGTAATTGTATCTGCAGCTGTGATGCTGTCATTGATGTTTTGGGTGATTTATGCAAGAGAGAGAAGGCATCGCGTTTATACTAAACAGCACGATGCTAGAGTGGAAGGCGTAAACAAGGGTCACTAG